From Posidoniimonas corsicana, one genomic window encodes:
- a CDS encoding alpha-L-arabinofuranosidase C-terminal domain-containing protein, whose protein sequence is MTKPSDNPIARRRVLQSLAATAVAPAALSRAATGGGGSVEKIVVDPTPVHEISPYLYMQFMEPLGVTDSSVEASWDHTRNDWRGDLVDATRRLAPTMMRWGGIYTDFYRWREGVGPRDQRPPMLNLQWGGIESNQVGTAEFVDFCRRVGADPLMCVNFESDGRERFMHAQGRPRSGDAQEAADWVSYCNDPDNGERKRHGHQQPLTIKHWQIGNETSYDRNGFDLETTARKTVEFARAMRERDPSISIIGWGDSGWAPRMAAVAGEQIDMLAFHQMFDPDNRREPVLRGERYRRDPSATWQVLMDAWEKNDRKIREVRDSLTGVDLPLAMTECHFAIPGRNRCDVLSTWAAGVSYGRILNNHQRHADVLKIATAADFCGNRWQVNAVMLPTPAGSGAAYLMPVARVMQLYRHHIGAHTTDVKHTPPGLDVVASRGDDKLYLHVVNTNQNQPVEAVLDLGDLPTGTAAAHQIADDPMVEVSHLNSDRVMQIKKRELQPGQPWKFPAASVTAVEVSLPA, encoded by the coding sequence ATGACCAAGCCGTCCGACAACCCGATCGCCCGCCGCAGGGTGCTGCAGTCGCTCGCGGCCACGGCCGTAGCGCCCGCAGCCCTGTCGCGGGCCGCGACCGGCGGCGGCGGTTCGGTCGAGAAGATCGTCGTCGATCCAACGCCGGTGCACGAGATCTCGCCATACTTGTACATGCAGTTCATGGAGCCGCTGGGCGTCACGGACAGCTCGGTCGAGGCCTCGTGGGACCACACCCGGAACGACTGGCGGGGCGACCTGGTGGACGCCACCCGCCGCCTGGCGCCGACCATGATGCGGTGGGGCGGCATCTACACCGACTTCTACCGCTGGCGGGAAGGGGTCGGCCCCCGCGACCAGCGGCCGCCGATGCTCAACCTGCAGTGGGGCGGCATCGAGTCGAATCAGGTCGGCACGGCCGAGTTTGTCGACTTCTGCCGCCGCGTTGGCGCCGACCCGCTGATGTGCGTCAACTTCGAGTCCGATGGACGTGAGCGCTTCATGCACGCCCAGGGCAGGCCCCGCTCGGGCGACGCCCAGGAGGCTGCCGACTGGGTCTCGTACTGCAACGACCCGGACAACGGCGAGCGGAAGCGCCACGGCCACCAGCAGCCGCTGACCATCAAGCACTGGCAGATCGGCAACGAGACCTCCTACGACCGCAACGGTTTCGACCTCGAGACCACCGCCCGCAAAACGGTCGAGTTCGCCCGGGCGATGCGCGAGCGGGACCCGTCGATCTCCATCATCGGTTGGGGCGACAGCGGCTGGGCGCCCCGGATGGCGGCGGTGGCCGGCGAGCAGATCGACATGCTGGCGTTCCACCAGATGTTCGACCCGGACAACCGCCGCGAGCCGGTGCTGCGCGGCGAGCGGTACCGCCGCGACCCGTCGGCGACCTGGCAGGTGCTGATGGACGCGTGGGAGAAGAACGACCGCAAGATCCGCGAGGTGCGCGACAGCCTGACCGGCGTCGACCTGCCGCTGGCGATGACCGAGTGCCACTTCGCAATCCCCGGACGCAACCGCTGCGACGTGCTGTCGACCTGGGCCGCCGGCGTGTCGTACGGTCGGATCCTGAACAACCACCAGCGGCACGCCGACGTGCTGAAGATCGCCACCGCCGCCGACTTCTGCGGCAACCGCTGGCAGGTGAACGCCGTCATGCTGCCGACCCCCGCCGGCTCCGGCGCAGCCTACCTGATGCCGGTCGCCCGCGTGATGCAGCTCTACCGCCACCACATCGGCGCCCACACAACGGACGTGAAACACACCCCGCCGGGGCTCGACGTGGTGGCGAGCCGCGGCGACGACAAGCTGTACCTGCACGTCGTGAACACGAATCAGAACCAGCCGGTCGAGGCGGTGCTTGATCTGGGCGACCTACCGACTGGCACCGCGGCCGCGCACCAGATCGCCGACGACCCGATGGTCGAGGTGTCGCACCTCAACAGCGACCGGGTGATGCAGATCAAAAAACGCGAGCTGCAACCAGGGCAGCCGTGGAAGTTCCCGGCCGCGTCGGTAACCGCCGTGGAGGTGTCCCTGCCCGCTTAG
- a CDS encoding GH92 family glycosyl hydrolase, whose product MPLRASSLALLTLLALGVRGAANADELPDLVRHVNTLQGTNSRFELTRGNTYPTCALPFGMHTWTPQTGHNGDGWKYQYHKDTIRGFQQAHQCSSWSNDYAVFSLMPVVGDLKVDQHARAARFSHDDEVGKPHYYGVKLANGVQTEISPTTRGAMLRFRFPAERDAHLVLDGYTGRSEVRLDPDNNRIVGWVRNGRNQPRGFVNHFVVQFDTPYQAFGCWRARSGEVEPGQDQARGRGAGAYVTFPPGAVVQAKAASSYVSAEQAELNLNRELGDYNQLEEVKQAAEEVWNRHLGTIMVEGGSEERTDTFYSCYFRASLFPRKFYERDENGDPFYRSPYDGELHQGYLYTDTGLWDTFRAQMPLNALLYPEMHGRYMQGLMAAYRQCGWLPSWSFPGEAGSMIGNHAISLLTDAWAKGIHTFDPAVALEAYDHESSEKGPWGPANGRRGADVIDRLGYLPYPEFREGTAKTLEYAYDDWCGYHLATLTGHDDYAQKFAARMRSYQHVFDAETGFMRGRDADGKWNDRFDPIEWGGPYTEGSAWHWVWSVFHDPAGLAELLGGDQAFIAKLDAVFDAPAEFKPGTYGAPIHEMREMVLGQMGQYAHGNQPIQHMPYLYAYTSEPWKAQRWTREVMRKLYNATEDGYPGDEDQGQTSSWFVLSALGFYSVCPGVDQYVIGSPAFAKATITLEDGGKFVVEADGNSPENVYIQRATLNGRPFERNYLTHEEVTSGGVLKLQMGPEPNRDRGVRPQDRPYSVSTAAE is encoded by the coding sequence ATGCCCCTCCGCGCCTCGTCGCTCGCATTGCTAACACTCCTCGCCCTCGGCGTCCGGGGCGCCGCGAATGCCGACGAATTGCCCGACCTGGTTCGGCACGTCAACACGCTGCAGGGGACCAACTCGCGGTTCGAGCTCACCCGCGGCAACACCTACCCAACCTGCGCGCTGCCGTTTGGCATGCACACCTGGACGCCGCAGACAGGTCACAACGGCGATGGCTGGAAGTACCAGTACCACAAGGACACAATCCGGGGGTTCCAGCAGGCCCACCAGTGCAGCTCGTGGAGCAACGACTACGCGGTGTTCTCGCTGATGCCCGTCGTCGGCGACCTGAAGGTCGACCAGCACGCCCGCGCCGCCCGCTTCAGCCACGACGATGAAGTCGGCAAGCCCCACTACTACGGCGTGAAGCTGGCCAACGGCGTGCAGACAGAGATCTCGCCCACGACCCGCGGCGCGATGCTGCGGTTCCGGTTCCCGGCCGAACGCGACGCGCACCTCGTGCTGGACGGCTACACCGGCCGGAGCGAGGTGCGTCTGGACCCCGATAACAACCGCATCGTCGGCTGGGTCCGCAACGGCCGCAACCAGCCGCGGGGCTTCGTGAACCACTTCGTCGTGCAGTTCGACACCCCGTACCAGGCGTTCGGCTGCTGGCGGGCGCGGTCGGGCGAGGTCGAACCCGGCCAGGACCAGGCCCGCGGTCGCGGCGCCGGCGCCTACGTCACCTTCCCTCCTGGCGCGGTCGTGCAGGCCAAGGCGGCGTCGTCTTATGTCTCGGCGGAACAGGCGGAGCTCAACCTGAACCGCGAGCTCGGCGACTACAACCAGCTTGAGGAGGTCAAGCAGGCCGCGGAGGAGGTCTGGAACCGGCACCTTGGCACGATCATGGTCGAGGGCGGTTCGGAGGAGCGTACCGACACGTTCTACTCGTGCTACTTCCGCGCCAGCCTGTTCCCGCGGAAGTTCTACGAGCGTGACGAGAACGGCGACCCCTTCTACCGCAGCCCGTACGACGGCGAGCTCCACCAGGGTTATCTGTACACGGACACCGGCCTGTGGGACACGTTCCGCGCCCAGATGCCGCTCAACGCCCTGCTCTACCCCGAGATGCACGGCCGCTACATGCAGGGTCTGATGGCCGCGTACCGGCAGTGCGGCTGGCTGCCGAGCTGGTCGTTCCCGGGCGAGGCGGGCAGCATGATCGGCAACCACGCCATCTCGCTGCTGACCGACGCGTGGGCCAAGGGAATCCACACGTTCGACCCCGCCGTGGCGCTCGAGGCGTACGATCACGAGTCGAGTGAGAAAGGCCCGTGGGGCCCCGCCAATGGCCGCCGTGGGGCAGACGTTATCGACCGGTTGGGATACCTGCCGTATCCCGAGTTCCGCGAGGGGACCGCCAAAACCCTTGAATATGCCTACGACGATTGGTGCGGCTACCACTTGGCGACCTTGACCGGGCACGACGACTACGCCCAGAAGTTCGCGGCTCGGATGCGGAGCTACCAGCATGTGTTCGACGCCGAGACCGGCTTCATGCGGGGCCGCGACGCCGACGGAAAGTGGAACGACCGTTTCGACCCGATCGAGTGGGGCGGCCCCTATACCGAGGGCTCGGCCTGGCACTGGGTGTGGTCCGTGTTCCACGACCCGGCCGGACTGGCCGAGCTGCTCGGCGGCGACCAGGCGTTCATCGCCAAGCTCGACGCGGTGTTCGACGCGCCGGCGGAGTTCAAGCCCGGCACGTACGGCGCCCCCATCCACGAGATGCGCGAGATGGTGCTCGGCCAGATGGGGCAGTATGCGCACGGAAACCAGCCGATCCAGCACATGCCCTACCTGTACGCGTACACGTCTGAGCCCTGGAAGGCGCAGCGGTGGACGCGTGAAGTGATGCGGAAGCTGTACAACGCCACCGAGGACGGCTACCCCGGCGACGAGGATCAGGGGCAGACATCGTCCTGGTTCGTGCTGAGCGCCCTGGGCTTCTACTCGGTCTGCCCGGGTGTCGACCAGTACGTGATCGGCAGCCCGGCCTTCGCGAAGGCGACCATCACGCTGGAGGACGGCGGCAAGTTCGTGGTCGAGGCGGATGGCAATTCGCCAGAGAACGTCTACATCCAGCGGGCCACCCTGAACGGCCGGCCGTTCGAGCGGAACTACCTGACTCATGAAGAGGTCACTAGCGGCGGGGTGCTGAAACTCCAGATGGGCCCGGAGCCCAACCGCGATCGGGGCGTCAGGCCACAAGACCGGCCGTACTCGGTCTCCACGGCGGCGGAGTAG
- a CDS encoding endonuclease/exonuclease/phosphatase family protein, giving the protein MPWFWIARLVSAFVVVATLLPLLPVGAWWVRVCDFPRLQLAAVSLLPVLLLAVAGGQAPWFGERGLLAAVCLLAFGWQLSHVVRYTGLTSQEVAHAPENAGQDSLRLVIANLEYTNDQKQAMLEKLRSTQPDVLLLIEFDDAWAEALAPLQQSLPHHSGTVEGEGLGLTLWSRLPLEDPEVRYLISERRPSIHTGLALPGGRSVRLICVHPTPPGLRDSTGEERRDSRVRDAELVVVADEVAKSGDTPCIVTGDFNDVAWSHTTRLFKRLSGLHDPRVGRGLYNTYPSHYPLLRFPIDHVFVSPGFQLRELSRIELPGSDHFGVIADVVPPAAAAEDPGAGEGDRQEAEEILEEGKQDAEQRDIKSDEADQHTLGAGRVAPRVV; this is encoded by the coding sequence ATGCCCTGGTTCTGGATCGCACGACTTGTCTCCGCGTTTGTAGTAGTGGCGACCCTACTCCCACTGCTGCCTGTGGGGGCCTGGTGGGTGCGGGTTTGCGACTTCCCCCGCCTGCAACTCGCGGCGGTCTCGCTGCTGCCGGTGCTGCTGCTCGCGGTAGCGGGCGGGCAGGCGCCTTGGTTCGGCGAGCGTGGTCTGCTGGCGGCCGTTTGCCTGCTGGCCTTTGGTTGGCAGCTTTCCCATGTGGTCCGGTACACCGGCCTGACTTCACAGGAGGTCGCCCACGCGCCCGAGAACGCCGGTCAGGACTCGTTGCGGCTGGTGATCGCGAACCTCGAGTACACGAACGACCAGAAGCAGGCGATGCTCGAGAAGCTGCGGAGCACGCAGCCAGACGTGCTCCTGCTCATCGAGTTCGACGACGCCTGGGCCGAAGCGCTCGCGCCCCTCCAGCAGTCGCTGCCCCACCACAGCGGCACGGTCGAGGGCGAGGGGCTGGGCCTGACGCTGTGGTCGCGGCTGCCGCTGGAGGACCCCGAGGTGCGCTATCTGATAAGCGAACGGCGCCCTTCGATCCACACCGGGCTGGCCCTGCCAGGCGGCCGCAGCGTACGCCTGATCTGCGTCCACCCCACGCCGCCCGGCCTGCGGGACAGCACCGGCGAGGAGCGGCGCGACAGCCGCGTCCGCGACGCGGAGCTGGTGGTGGTCGCCGACGAGGTGGCCAAGAGCGGCGACACTCCCTGCATCGTGACCGGCGACTTCAACGACGTCGCGTGGTCGCACACCACGCGGCTCTTCAAGCGGCTCAGCGGGCTGCACGACCCGCGGGTGGGACGCGGCCTGTACAACACCTACCCGTCCCACTACCCGCTGCTGCGGTTCCCGATCGACCACGTGTTTGTTTCGCCCGGGTTCCAGCTCCGCGAGCTCAGCCGGATCGAGCTGCCCGGCTCCGACCACTTCGGCGTCATCGCCGACGTCGTCCCGCCGGCGGCCGCCGCGGAAGACCCCGGCGCAGGCGAGGGGGACCGGCAGGAGGCCGAGGAGATTCTGGAAGAGGGCAAGCAGGACGCCGAGCAACGCGACATCAAGTCCGACGAGGCGGACCAGCACACCCTGGGCGCAGGCCGGGTCGCCCCGCGAGTGGTGTGA
- a CDS encoding ABC transporter permease, giving the protein MLAELPIIPLRNLAVTLIPVAAVLAILWRWSLAPWSGVYALGRMLAQLLVIGYVLTLVFQTDQPAVVGLVLTVMLLSAGWIALRTVDRPTWRRRGRAVLSILIGGGVTLGVCTQVVLSLETWFEPRYVVPLAGMALANAMNTVSLAAERFEAETGRGVRACEARAAAMRACMIPATNALLAVGLVSIPGMMTGQVLAGVDPLIAARYQIMVMAMVYGSAGLSGACYLWFESRHVGADPLDDGTPAP; this is encoded by the coding sequence ATGCTCGCCGAACTCCCCATCATCCCGCTACGCAACCTGGCGGTGACGCTCATCCCGGTCGCGGCGGTGCTCGCAATCCTGTGGCGGTGGTCGCTCGCCCCGTGGTCCGGCGTCTACGCCCTCGGCCGGATGCTCGCGCAGCTGCTCGTGATAGGGTACGTGCTGACTTTGGTTTTCCAGACCGATCAGCCCGCGGTGGTGGGGCTGGTGCTGACGGTGATGCTGCTGTCGGCCGGTTGGATCGCGCTCCGCACGGTGGACCGTCCCACCTGGCGACGCCGCGGCCGGGCGGTGCTCTCCATCCTGATTGGCGGCGGGGTCACGCTGGGCGTCTGCACCCAGGTGGTGCTGTCGCTCGAGACCTGGTTCGAGCCGCGGTACGTCGTCCCCCTGGCAGGGATGGCGTTGGCCAACGCGATGAACACTGTGAGCCTGGCCGCTGAGCGGTTTGAAGCCGAAACGGGCCGCGGAGTCCGCGCTTGCGAGGCCCGTGCAGCGGCCATGCGGGCCTGCATGATCCCCGCTACCAACGCGCTCTTGGCGGTCGGTCTGGTGTCGATCCCGGGCATGATGACGGGCCAGGTGCTGGCCGGCGTGGACCCGCTGATCGCGGCCCGCTACCAGATCATGGTGATGGCCATGGTGTACGGCTCAGCGGGCCTGTCGGGCGCGTGCTACCTGTGGTTCGAGTCCCGCCACGTCGGCGCGGACCCGCTCGATGACGGTACGCCTGCCCCGTGA
- a CDS encoding helix-turn-helix transcriptional regulator, with amino-acid sequence MSDQESSPSDQEMILIEDAVAIAKLLGEVAGNEGDVNARKRLLMRRLKELTGADGWLWTVSYCDHSADTPMSVGAIHEDLTDGQFAGWLEASQIGQQPPPENAPLCHVLAEGQHFTRTRDQLVPDEDWYNHPTIKKYRLDRGIDDFLYSIFPLGSVDTYSAIGLYRHVGRERFSARHRRIAHIILANVDWLHFAGAPVLNPRVVRELTPTQRVVLVHLLDGRRRPEIAESMAITENTVRDHVRSVLRFYDAKDQLDLVCKFRAGNGRDLAAV; translated from the coding sequence ATGTCGGATCAGGAGTCATCGCCGAGTGATCAGGAGATGATCCTGATCGAGGACGCGGTGGCGATCGCCAAGCTGCTCGGCGAGGTCGCCGGGAACGAAGGCGACGTCAACGCGCGCAAGCGGCTGCTGATGCGGCGGCTCAAGGAACTGACCGGGGCCGACGGGTGGTTGTGGACGGTCTCGTACTGCGACCACTCGGCCGACACGCCGATGAGCGTCGGCGCGATCCACGAGGACCTGACCGACGGGCAATTTGCTGGCTGGCTCGAGGCGAGCCAGATCGGGCAGCAGCCCCCTCCGGAGAACGCGCCGCTTTGCCACGTTCTTGCTGAGGGGCAGCACTTCACGCGCACACGCGACCAGCTGGTGCCAGACGAAGACTGGTACAACCACCCCACGATCAAGAAGTACCGCCTGGACCGGGGCATCGACGACTTCTTGTACAGCATCTTCCCACTCGGCTCGGTCGACACGTACAGCGCGATCGGGCTGTACCGCCACGTCGGCCGCGAGCGGTTCTCGGCCCGACACCGCCGGATCGCGCATATCATCCTCGCCAACGTGGATTGGTTGCACTTTGCCGGCGCGCCCGTATTGAACCCACGTGTGGTGCGCGAGCTGACGCCGACGCAGCGGGTGGTGCTGGTGCACCTGCTCGACGGCCGGCGACGGCCCGAGATCGCCGAGTCGATGGCGATCACCGAGAACACCGTCCGCGACCACGTCCGCAGCGTGCTGCGGTTCTACGACGCCAAGGACCAGCTCGACCTGGTCTGCAAGTTCCGCGCGGGCAACGGGCGGGATCTGGCGGCCGTGTAG
- a CDS encoding undecaprenyl-phosphate glucose phosphotransferase, translating to MNSTTRGIRQHSSVLHGVHRLLDAVAIAGTLYVALQATPTGGEAGHTLANEWLIISAAAVLAMHVAAEVTGVYHSWRGDRLRRELGCIAMTWGYAIAGLLGVGLVSHYNVRFTYETKVAWLVAAPLSMMAIRVAIRGVQKALRKRGLNTRTVAICGANELGLQLAENLNGCPSLGLRVGGFYDDRGVGEDAGRVADAGDRAGDLDQLVADCRSGRVESVYITFPMRAEQRIRNVLSKLSDTTASVYIVPDFFVFELMHARWTNIDGLPAVSVHENPLHGVDGLFKRFCDLLFGSLLLALLAAPMAVIAAAVKLTSRGPVFFRQKRYGLDGREILVWKFRSMRTEDNGPVVRQATRGDSRITPLGAVLRRTSLDELPQLFNVLQGTMSLVGPRPHATAHNEQYRTLIDGYMLRHKVKPGITGLAQVMGFRGETETLDKMQGRVRYDHQYIRDWSLWMDLKILVRTALVVLKQENAY from the coding sequence ATGAACTCGACCACCCGCGGCATCCGCCAGCACAGCTCTGTCCTCCACGGCGTCCACCGACTGCTGGACGCGGTTGCGATCGCCGGCACGCTGTACGTGGCGCTGCAGGCCACGCCGACCGGCGGCGAGGCGGGGCACACGCTGGCCAACGAGTGGCTGATCATCTCGGCCGCCGCGGTGCTGGCGATGCACGTCGCGGCCGAGGTGACCGGCGTCTACCACAGCTGGCGGGGCGACCGGCTGCGCCGCGAGCTGGGGTGCATCGCCATGACCTGGGGCTACGCCATCGCCGGCCTGCTGGGCGTCGGCCTGGTGTCGCACTACAACGTCCGCTTCACCTACGAGACCAAGGTCGCCTGGCTGGTCGCCGCCCCGCTGTCCATGATGGCAATCCGGGTCGCTATCCGGGGCGTGCAGAAGGCGCTCCGCAAGCGCGGCCTCAACACCCGCACGGTCGCGATCTGCGGCGCCAATGAGCTGGGCCTGCAGCTCGCCGAGAACCTGAACGGCTGCCCGAGCCTCGGCCTGCGTGTCGGCGGGTTCTACGACGACCGGGGCGTGGGCGAGGACGCGGGCCGGGTGGCCGACGCGGGCGACCGCGCCGGTGACCTCGACCAGCTCGTCGCCGATTGCCGCAGCGGCCGTGTGGAGTCGGTCTACATCACCTTCCCCATGCGGGCCGAGCAGCGGATCCGCAACGTGCTGTCGAAGCTTTCTGACACGACCGCCAGCGTGTACATCGTGCCGGACTTTTTCGTGTTCGAGTTGATGCACGCCCGCTGGACCAACATCGATGGCCTGCCCGCGGTGAGTGTGCACGAGAACCCGCTGCACGGCGTCGACGGCCTGTTCAAGCGGTTCTGCGACCTGCTGTTTGGTTCGCTGCTCCTGGCCCTGTTGGCGGCGCCGATGGCGGTAATCGCGGCCGCGGTGAAGCTGACCAGCCGCGGCCCCGTGTTCTTCCGCCAGAAGCGGTACGGCCTGGACGGACGCGAGATCCTGGTCTGGAAGTTCCGCAGCATGCGGACCGAAGACAACGGCCCCGTGGTGCGGCAGGCGACCCGCGGCGACAGCCGCATCACCCCGCTGGGCGCCGTGCTGCGACGGACCTCGCTGGACGAGCTGCCGCAGCTGTTCAACGTGCTGCAGGGAACGATGAGCCTGGTCGGCCCCCGCCCACACGCCACCGCGCACAACGAGCAGTACCGCACGCTGATCGACGGTTACATGCTCCGCCACAAGGTGAAGCCGGGCATCACGGGGCTGGCCCAGGTCATGGGCTTCCGCGGCGAGACCGAGACCCTCGACAAGATGCAGGGCCGCGTCCGCTACGACCACCAGTACATCCGTGACTGGTCGCTGTGGATGGACCTCAAGATCCTGGTCCGCACGGCGTTGGTGGTGCTGAAGCAGGAGAACGCGTACTAG